One window of the Elusimicrobiota bacterium genome contains the following:
- a CDS encoding NAD-dependent malic enzyme: MKNHRPLFKNRRALDILRDPSQNRGTAFTEAERFRLGLLGLLPPHVSTIAEQTARVVENFRRVTDPLGKFIMMTALQDRNETLFYRMVVDNIEETMPIIYTPVVGQACQAYGHIYRRPRGVYISREYRGQIKRILRNWPHRDVRVIVVTDGERILGLGDLGANGMGIPVGKLALYTACAGVPPRQCLPVMLDAGTNNEALIKDQLYIGIRKKRITGAAYDAFVDEFIRAAREVFPKVLIQFEDFAGHNAFRLLAKYRDRICTFNDDIQGTASVALAGLYSSLRLTGGKLTDHTLLFLGAGEAAIGIAELCASAMAAEGLSLEEARGHCWFVDSKGLVQSGRGDLAEHKKPYAHRHAPLKDLWAAVKDLKPTALIGVSGQPKQFTREIVREMTRINRRPIIFALSNPTSKAECTAHEAYDWSDGRAIFASGSPFPPCNHKGKTFVPGQSNNAYVFPGVGLGVAVCEAKRVTDEMFFASAKVLAEMTSSQDLAKGRLFPALSHIREISARIAAATAEVAYARGLTDQPRPKHLLEHMRRMQYQPVYEKLD; encoded by the coding sequence ATGAAAAACCACCGCCCCCTTTTCAAGAACCGCCGCGCCCTGGACATCCTCCGCGACCCCAGCCAGAACCGGGGCACGGCTTTCACCGAGGCTGAACGGTTCCGCCTGGGCCTGCTGGGACTGCTGCCGCCCCATGTCAGCACCATAGCCGAGCAAACCGCGCGGGTGGTAGAGAACTTCCGCCGAGTGACCGATCCGCTGGGCAAGTTCATCATGATGACGGCCCTGCAGGACCGCAACGAGACCCTGTTCTATCGCATGGTGGTGGACAACATCGAAGAGACCATGCCCATCATCTACACCCCGGTGGTCGGCCAGGCCTGCCAGGCCTACGGCCACATCTACCGGCGGCCGCGCGGCGTGTACATCTCCCGGGAGTACCGCGGCCAGATCAAGCGGATCCTGCGCAACTGGCCGCACCGCGACGTGCGGGTCATCGTGGTGACGGACGGCGAGCGCATCCTGGGCCTGGGCGACCTCGGCGCCAACGGCATGGGCATCCCGGTCGGCAAGCTGGCGCTCTATACGGCCTGCGCGGGAGTGCCGCCGCGGCAGTGCCTCCCGGTCATGCTCGACGCAGGGACCAACAACGAGGCGCTCATCAAGGACCAGCTCTACATCGGCATCCGCAAGAAGCGGATCACGGGCGCCGCCTACGACGCCTTCGTCGACGAGTTCATCCGCGCGGCCCGGGAGGTCTTCCCCAAGGTCCTCATCCAGTTCGAGGACTTCGCCGGCCACAACGCCTTCCGCCTGCTGGCCAAGTACCGGGACCGGATCTGCACCTTCAACGACGATATCCAGGGCACCGCTTCGGTGGCCCTGGCCGGTCTCTACAGCTCCCTGCGCCTGACCGGCGGGAAGCTCACGGACCACACCCTGCTCTTCCTGGGGGCCGGCGAAGCGGCCATCGGGATCGCGGAGCTCTGCGCGAGCGCGATGGCCGCCGAAGGGCTCTCCCTGGAAGAGGCCCGCGGGCACTGCTGGTTCGTGGACTCCAAGGGCCTGGTGCAGTCCGGACGCGGCGACCTGGCCGAGCACAAGAAGCCCTACGCGCACCGGCACGCGCCCCTCAAGGACCTCTGGGCCGCGGTCAAGGACCTCAAGCCCACGGCCCTCATCGGGGTCTCCGGGCAGCCCAAGCAGTTCACCCGCGAGATCGTCCGCGAGATGACCAGGATCAACCGGCGCCCGATCATCTTCGCGCTCTCCAACCCGACCTCCAAGGCGGAATGCACGGCGCATGAGGCCTACGACTGGTCCGACGGCCGCGCGATCTTCGCCAGCGGCTCTCCTTTCCCGCCCTGCAACCACAAGGGCAAGACCTTCGTGCCCGGCCAGTCCAACAACGCCTATGTCTTCCCGGGCGTCGGGCTGGGAGTGGCGGTCTGCGAGGCCAAGCGGGTCACGGACGAGATGTTCTTCGCTTCCGCCAAGGTCTTGGCGGAGATGACCTCGTCCCAGGACCTGGCCAAGGGGCGGCTCTTCCCGGCGCTCAGCCACATCCGGGAGATCTCGGCCCGCATCGCCGCGGCCACGGCGGAAGTCGCCTACGCGCGCGGCCTGACGGACCAGCCTCGGCCCAAGCATCTGCTGGAGCACATGCGCCGGATGCAGTATCAGCCGGTGTACGAGAAACTCGACTAG
- a CDS encoding SGNH/GDSL hydrolase family protein: MRARPTVILALCGLLLGSGACRREPAAPQDPSSDPGYFDYLNLDVFRPRFVEILAADGRLHYATRYYPIGRRAQEFAAEKEPGTRRIFVLGGSVAQRYDSDGRRPRLPDIWDAVFPGEKTELINCGSTGYDSNRDRIRLEEVLGYRPDAVVLMSGVNESKALPRAWLAKAYMACAGIPIAGRVCRKIMEGAMALEWAVSDQRSPKKFENNVREMARSARGRGVTLVFCTLPVNLRDMPPRGSLPLADEDFFAAWAAYENGHGPQAALLWSGYLAKHPDDALAHFFLAKCCDRAGDIAQAKKHYTLAENLGRGAPVPELNKSLRRSRPRKARSWPIWNGSSKPSRPKASSAATSWRTTCIGAVSPIRWSV, from the coding sequence ATGAGAGCGCGGCCGACGGTGATCCTGGCGCTGTGCGGGCTTTTGCTGGGCTCCGGGGCCTGCCGCCGCGAGCCGGCGGCACCGCAGGACCCTTCCAGTGATCCGGGTTATTTCGACTATCTCAACCTGGATGTCTTCCGGCCCCGTTTCGTGGAGATCCTGGCCGCCGATGGCCGGCTTCACTATGCGACACGATACTATCCGATCGGGCGCAGGGCCCAAGAATTCGCCGCGGAGAAGGAGCCCGGGACCCGGCGCATCTTCGTGCTGGGCGGTTCCGTGGCCCAGCGCTACGACAGCGATGGGCGCAGACCTCGCCTCCCGGACATTTGGGACGCGGTCTTCCCGGGCGAGAAGACGGAATTGATCAACTGCGGCTCCACGGGCTATGACAGCAACCGCGACCGGATACGGCTCGAAGAAGTGCTGGGGTACCGGCCCGACGCGGTCGTCCTCATGAGCGGGGTCAACGAGTCGAAAGCGCTGCCTCGCGCCTGGCTGGCCAAGGCCTATATGGCCTGCGCTGGGATCCCTATCGCGGGCAGGGTCTGCCGGAAGATCATGGAGGGGGCCATGGCGCTGGAATGGGCCGTCTCGGACCAGAGGAGCCCGAAGAAGTTCGAGAACAACGTCCGGGAGATGGCCCGTTCGGCGCGCGGACGCGGGGTCACCCTCGTCTTCTGCACGCTCCCGGTCAATCTGCGCGATATGCCGCCGCGGGGCTCCCTGCCGTTGGCCGACGAGGATTTCTTCGCCGCCTGGGCCGCCTACGAGAACGGCCATGGCCCGCAAGCCGCGCTCCTCTGGAGCGGATATCTGGCCAAGCACCCCGACGACGCCCTGGCGCATTTTTTCCTCGCGAAGTGCTGCGATCGCGCCGGGGACATCGCGCAGGCCAAGAAACACTACACCTTGGCGGAGAACCTCGGACGGGGCGCTCCCGTTCCGGAGCTCAACAAGTCCTTGCGGCGCTCGCGGCCGAGGAAGGCCAGGTCGTGGCCGATCTGGAACGGGAGTTCGAAGCCGTCTCGCCCCAAGGCATCATCGGCGGCGACATCATGGAGGACGACGTGCATTGGAGCCGTTTCGCCGATCCGCTGGTCAGTCTGA
- a CDS encoding tetratricopeptide repeat protein produces MADLEREFEAVSPQGIIGGDIMEDDVHWSRFADPLVSLTIAQALARERCRTADCAKLAGLGRTIPQEARRRSEGAAARRSWQGFYSYMWKPFAEYRQEYSERVVALIESIHRGNPQLLREAIGLKSWLKSAARENPGESPETIEKWWPPLLAHVGEFFRRRGDHAQALRFFEEALRQEPRLEAARMSLGVTYLALGQKERALAELGGLKEKPEARHWIRYYESAAAGAKDPLRP; encoded by the coding sequence GTGGCCGATCTGGAACGGGAGTTCGAAGCCGTCTCGCCCCAAGGCATCATCGGCGGCGACATCATGGAGGACGACGTGCATTGGAGCCGTTTCGCCGATCCGCTGGTCAGTCTGACCATCGCCCAGGCCCTGGCCCGGGAGAGGTGCCGGACGGCGGATTGCGCGAAGCTGGCCGGACTGGGGAGGACCATCCCGCAGGAGGCGCGCCGCCGATCCGAAGGCGCGGCCGCGCGGAGATCGTGGCAAGGATTCTACAGCTACATGTGGAAGCCCTTCGCCGAGTACCGGCAGGAGTATTCGGAAAGGGTCGTGGCCCTCATCGAGTCCATCCACCGCGGCAACCCCCAGCTCCTGCGCGAGGCCATCGGGCTCAAGTCGTGGCTCAAGTCGGCGGCGCGGGAGAATCCCGGCGAGAGCCCCGAGACCATAGAGAAGTGGTGGCCGCCGCTGCTCGCGCACGTCGGGGAATTCTTCCGGCGGCGCGGCGATCATGCCCAAGCCCTGCGCTTCTTCGAGGAAGCCCTGCGGCAGGAGCCCCGGCTGGAGGCGGCCCGAATGTCCCTGGGGGTGACGTATCTGGCGCTGGGGCAGAAGGAGCGCGCCCTGGCCGAGCTGGGCGGCCTGAAAGAGAAGCCGGAGGCGCGCCATTGGATCCGATACTACGAATCCGCGGCGGCCGGCGCCAAGGACCCGCTCCGCCCGTAG
- a CDS encoding tetratricopeptide repeat protein: protein MATARTEALSAARKLGLAAAGLLLTFLILEASLRLAGFALLSLQELRNAASLRRKGVYRIMCIGESTTRAQYPKFLEEALNKRDVGIEFSVIDRGVVGVQSSALLNRLESDLDLYRPDLVVAMMGINDRSVRYYADVPASEGFLFRHLRAYRLACLLWRDARQGRHGTPGDQTNSSRGPMKAADDPGGHIRRGWSYSDRGDYAQAVAQFKKALELDPRNSAGYEGLGESYSSLGQFQAAESVMLEGVSRDPGAVPLCIALGRLSIRQARFKEGEKWFSKALALHPDFAVDEVYFGLGAAHQGRRDFDQALLFFGKALEANPANERAIEGVLWSAYFARGDLSRLRTLLEKIRLKDLSLDDKIYAGLATAYSRLGEPELARLARDRAEKLRLELYSPILVENYRRLKMILDRRRIRLACAQYPMRSLAPLKRMLRGHEEGVIFIDNQRVFREAVAKSSFDAYFMDMFGGDFGHCTLKGNELLARNIAEALLKEGFGSVPLSDAAAPIARAGLPLKSGRRDEAPAALRRAQSIAPKNPGPKRMLGLSRGLKEPGPALAVADRIVKPPPDDAAAQIGRAELLLESGRRDEALAALQRAQSLGPKDADLVRMLGLYRGLKEPDRALAVADRIVKLRPGDAPAHIERAELLLESGRRDEALAALQRAQSIGPKEPQLERMLRLYRGLKEPDRALAVADRIVKLRPGDAPAQVERAELLLESGRRDEALAALQRAESLDPSAENLRRIARDYQFLGDCAQALRLWKGRVLGSGAVAKDYSDQAICEYMSGDREGARADLERAIKLYPEGLEAYLSLGTLYAGQGQDDQALRVYERALAIQPPPGMLQLRRQLLDAAAALRQKRR from the coding sequence ATGGCCACGGCCAGGACGGAGGCGCTCTCGGCCGCGCGCAAGCTGGGCCTTGCCGCAGCCGGGCTCCTTCTGACCTTCCTGATCCTGGAAGCGTCGCTCCGTCTGGCCGGATTCGCGCTGCTGAGCCTGCAGGAGCTCCGCAACGCGGCCTCCCTGCGGCGGAAAGGCGTCTATCGCATCATGTGCATAGGCGAATCCACCACCCGCGCGCAATACCCGAAGTTCCTGGAAGAAGCCCTCAACAAGCGCGATGTCGGCATAGAGTTCAGCGTCATCGATCGGGGCGTTGTCGGGGTGCAGTCCTCGGCTTTGTTGAACAGGCTGGAATCCGACCTCGATCTCTATCGGCCCGATCTGGTGGTCGCCATGATGGGCATCAACGACCGCAGCGTGCGTTACTACGCCGACGTCCCGGCATCGGAAGGATTCCTGTTCCGGCATCTGCGCGCCTATAGGCTGGCCTGCCTGCTTTGGCGCGATGCCCGCCAAGGTCGGCACGGGACCCCGGGAGACCAGACCAATTCGAGCCGAGGTCCCATGAAGGCGGCGGACGACCCTGGCGGGCATATCCGTCGGGGCTGGTCCTACAGCGATCGCGGCGACTATGCTCAAGCCGTCGCGCAGTTCAAAAAGGCCTTGGAGCTGGATCCTCGCAACAGCGCGGGCTACGAAGGGCTGGGGGAGTCCTACAGCTCCCTGGGCCAGTTCCAGGCGGCCGAATCCGTGATGCTGGAAGGCGTGTCCCGGGATCCCGGAGCGGTCCCTCTCTGCATCGCGCTGGGCCGGTTGTCTATAAGGCAAGCCAGATTCAAGGAAGGGGAGAAGTGGTTCTCGAAAGCCCTCGCCCTCCACCCTGACTTTGCCGTCGACGAGGTCTATTTCGGCCTGGGAGCGGCTCATCAGGGCCGGCGCGATTTCGACCAAGCGCTGCTGTTCTTCGGGAAGGCATTGGAAGCGAACCCCGCCAACGAGAGGGCGATCGAGGGCGTGCTGTGGTCCGCATACTTCGCGCGCGGGGACTTGTCGCGGCTGCGGACCTTGCTCGAGAAGATCCGCCTCAAGGACCTCTCTCTGGACGACAAGATCTATGCGGGCTTGGCGACGGCATACTCGAGGCTGGGCGAGCCTGAGCTCGCGCGGCTGGCTCGCGACCGGGCGGAGAAGCTGAGACTGGAGCTCTACAGCCCGATCCTGGTCGAGAACTATCGCCGTTTGAAGATGATATTGGACCGCAGGAGGATCCGGTTGGCCTGCGCCCAGTACCCGATGCGCAGCCTAGCGCCCTTGAAGAGGATGCTGCGGGGGCACGAGGAGGGAGTCATCTTCATCGACAACCAGCGCGTTTTCCGGGAGGCCGTGGCGAAAAGCTCTTTTGACGCATATTTCATGGACATGTTCGGCGGGGATTTCGGACATTGCACCCTCAAGGGCAACGAACTGCTGGCCCGGAACATCGCGGAGGCCCTGCTCAAGGAGGGCTTCGGGAGCGTCCCGCTTTCCGATGCCGCCGCTCCTATCGCGCGGGCCGGGCTACCGCTGAAGTCGGGCCGCCGCGACGAGGCGCCGGCCGCGCTGAGGCGGGCGCAGAGCATCGCACCGAAGAATCCCGGTCCGAAACGGATGCTGGGGCTCTCCCGCGGCCTCAAGGAGCCGGGCCCCGCTTTGGCCGTGGCGGACCGGATCGTCAAGCCGCCCCCCGACGACGCCGCGGCGCAGATCGGGCGGGCCGAGCTGCTGCTGGAGTCGGGCCGCCGCGACGAGGCGCTGGCCGCGCTGCAGCGGGCGCAGAGCCTCGGCCCCAAAGATGCCGACCTGGTCCGGATGCTGGGGCTCTACCGCGGGCTCAAGGAGCCGGACCGCGCTTTGGCCGTGGCGGACCGGATCGTCAAGCTGCGCCCCGGCGACGCCCCGGCGCATATCGAGCGGGCCGAGCTGCTGCTGGAGTCGGGCCGCCGCGACGAGGCGCTGGCCGCGCTGCAGCGGGCGCAGAGCATCGGCCCGAAAGAGCCGCAGCTGGAGCGGATGCTGAGGCTTTACCGCGGGCTCAAGGAGCCGGACCGCGCTTTGGCCGTGGCGGACCGGATCGTCAAGCTGCGCCCCGGCGACGCCCCGGCGCAGGTCGAGCGGGCCGAGCTGCTGCTGGAGTCGGGCCGCCGCGACGAGGCGCTGGCCGCGCTGCAGCGGGCGGAAAGTCTGGACCCCTCCGCGGAGAATCTGCGCAGGATCGCCCGAGATTACCAGTTCCTTGGCGACTGCGCTCAGGCGCTGCGGCTATGGAAGGGGCGGGTCCTCGGCTCCGGGGCCGTGGCAAAGGATTACAGCGACCAGGCGATATGCGAGTACATGTCCGGGGACAGGGAGGGCGCGCGAGCCGATCTGGAGCGGGCGATCAAGCTGTATCCCGAGGGACTGGAAGCCTATCTTTCGCTGGGAACCCTCTACGCCGGTCAAGGGCAGGACGACCAGGCGCTGCGGGTCTATGAGCGGGCCCTGGCGATCCAGCCCCCGCCAGGAATGCTGCAGCTCCGGCGGCAGCTTCTGGACGCGGCCGCCGCGCTGCGGCAAAAGAGGCGGTAG